One stretch of Diorhabda carinulata isolate Delta chromosome 5, icDioCari1.1, whole genome shotgun sequence DNA includes these proteins:
- the LOC130894326 gene encoding isoaspartyl peptidase/L-asparaginase-like isoform X2 codes for MSGDFRLYVTKKLFSDKMEPILLIHGGAGDIPESRIANKIAGLKKSVDIGFKFLQNGGNALDAVEAAVRYMEDDENFNAGYGSVLNLDGEVEMDASIMVGSNLGAGAVTVVKDIAHPISLARLVMEKTPHVLFAGAGANKLAEEHGIPTVAPGSLVTKAAKDALERFKRKGGDLTEIGHKNPGDVGTVGAVALDCHGNLAAATSTGGINGKMVGRSSDTCMLGSGTYADNDFGAVSTTGHGETIAKYCLAISIIREMGIGKSAQTATKETLENMTKRLNNTAGAITLSKNGDPGIYFTSRGMGWAYRKGNELHYGINHDEHEIEFLKSL; via the exons ATGTCAGGAGATTTCCGActttatgtaacaaaaaaattat TTAGTGACAAAATGGAACCTATTTTATTGATACATGGCGGTGCTGGAGATATACCAGAATCGAGAATTGCAAATAAAATCGCCGGCCTTAAAAAGTCGGTTGATATCGGAtttaaatttttgcaaaatggTGGAAACGCATTGGACGCCGTTGAAGCAGCCGTTAGGTACATGGAAGATGACGAAAATTTTAATGCAG gttatggtTCGGTTTTGAATTTAGACGGGGAAGTTGAAATGGATGCAAGTATTATGGTGGGATCCAATCTAGGTGCTGGTGCAGTTACAGTAGTTAAAGATATAGCTCATCCAATCAG TTTAGCTAGATTGGTAATGGAAAAAACTCCCCACGTCCTCTTTGCAGGGGCTGGGGCCAATAAATTAGCTGAAGAACATGGGATTCCCACTGTAGCACCGGGAAGTTTGGTTACTAAAGCCGCTAAGGACGCTCTTGAACGATTCAAACGTAAAGGAGGTGATTTAACTGAAATTGGTCATAAG aACCCAGGAGATGTTGGGACGGTAGGTGCAGTTGCGTTAGATTGTCATGGTAATTTAGCCGCCGCTACTTCGACTGGTGGTATTAATGGTAAAATGGTAGGGAGAAGTAGTGATACTTGTATGTTAGGTAGTGGTACATACGCTGATAATGATTTTGGAGCTGTTTCGACCACtg GACACGGAGAAACAATTGCTAAATATTGTTTGGCGATTTCTATTATAAGAGAAATGGGAATAGGAAAATCAGCGCAAACAGCGACGAAAGAAACTTTGGAGAATATGACTAAACGTCTTAATAATACTGCAG GTGCGATAACTTTGTCTAAAAATGGCGATCCGGGAATTTACTTTACAAGTCGTGGAATGGGTTGGGCTTATCGGAAAGGAAATGAATTACATTATGGTATCAATCACGACGAAcatgaaatagaatttttgaaaagtttataa
- the LOC130894326 gene encoding isoaspartyl peptidase/L-asparaginase-like isoform X1 — protein MINLIIMFLIMSTIGILTLPFCISDKMEPILLIHGGAGDIPESRIANKIAGLKKSVDIGFKFLQNGGNALDAVEAAVRYMEDDENFNAGYGSVLNLDGEVEMDASIMVGSNLGAGAVTVVKDIAHPISLARLVMEKTPHVLFAGAGANKLAEEHGIPTVAPGSLVTKAAKDALERFKRKGGDLTEIGHKNPGDVGTVGAVALDCHGNLAAATSTGGINGKMVGRSSDTCMLGSGTYADNDFGAVSTTGHGETIAKYCLAISIIREMGIGKSAQTATKETLENMTKRLNNTAGAITLSKNGDPGIYFTSRGMGWAYRKGNELHYGINHDEHEIEFLKSL, from the exons AtgattaatttgataataatgtttctaataatgAGTACCATAGGAATTTTAACGCTACCATTTTGTA TTAGTGACAAAATGGAACCTATTTTATTGATACATGGCGGTGCTGGAGATATACCAGAATCGAGAATTGCAAATAAAATCGCCGGCCTTAAAAAGTCGGTTGATATCGGAtttaaatttttgcaaaatggTGGAAACGCATTGGACGCCGTTGAAGCAGCCGTTAGGTACATGGAAGATGACGAAAATTTTAATGCAG gttatggtTCGGTTTTGAATTTAGACGGGGAAGTTGAAATGGATGCAAGTATTATGGTGGGATCCAATCTAGGTGCTGGTGCAGTTACAGTAGTTAAAGATATAGCTCATCCAATCAG TTTAGCTAGATTGGTAATGGAAAAAACTCCCCACGTCCTCTTTGCAGGGGCTGGGGCCAATAAATTAGCTGAAGAACATGGGATTCCCACTGTAGCACCGGGAAGTTTGGTTACTAAAGCCGCTAAGGACGCTCTTGAACGATTCAAACGTAAAGGAGGTGATTTAACTGAAATTGGTCATAAG aACCCAGGAGATGTTGGGACGGTAGGTGCAGTTGCGTTAGATTGTCATGGTAATTTAGCCGCCGCTACTTCGACTGGTGGTATTAATGGTAAAATGGTAGGGAGAAGTAGTGATACTTGTATGTTAGGTAGTGGTACATACGCTGATAATGATTTTGGAGCTGTTTCGACCACtg GACACGGAGAAACAATTGCTAAATATTGTTTGGCGATTTCTATTATAAGAGAAATGGGAATAGGAAAATCAGCGCAAACAGCGACGAAAGAAACTTTGGAGAATATGACTAAACGTCTTAATAATACTGCAG GTGCGATAACTTTGTCTAAAAATGGCGATCCGGGAATTTACTTTACAAGTCGTGGAATGGGTTGGGCTTATCGGAAAGGAAATGAATTACATTATGGTATCAATCACGACGAAcatgaaatagaatttttgaaaagtttataa